From Vitis vinifera cultivar Pinot Noir 40024 chromosome 5, ASM3070453v1, the proteins below share one genomic window:
- the LOC100267530 gene encoding protein ACCELERATED CELL DEATH 6-like yields MDLSTSNHVADQDHATQTQIWNPAAAQSEIIAMDSSVYRAAAKGNVHVLKQLSEDDLQIQLSPKHNSVLHIAAQFDQPECVNWILTLPSSSSLLQRPNLKGDTPLHLAAREGHLEVVKALLEAAKALPMDIESGVGADKALVRMRNKGKDTALHEAVRYRHSDVVKLLIKVDPEFMYGENISGGTPLYMAAERGFSDLVEIIIENTSTSPAYHGLMGRTALHAAVIRKDKVMTKKILEWKPALTKEVDEIGWSPLHCAAYLGCSPTIVRELLQKSDKSVPYLGIKDGNKTALHIAANRGHMKIVELLASHSPDCCEQVDDKGNNVFHFAMLKRRWLATGNLLYNSWLGVRGVVNEKNGEGDTPFHLISSYQIDDPTFICNLGVDKMAFNNQNFTGMDILSRANDICGRRDFVLRRFYRFKEAYVGPLWWREEIKEDDGSSEGKGKGNEGDKGINIKNGSSDFSKVIQRRGENHLIVAALIATVTFAAGFTLPGGYNVNEGTATLAKKTAFKAFVVMDTLAMVLSVSAIFIFFFMSWHVKKASLNKHIIPGFFLTMLAMGAMVMAFMTGLYAVLPESSWLPLFTCIICCSFFLSLYFELNVLLKGYKVMFYFKKKYKLGKASH; encoded by the exons ATGGATCTGTCCACTTCCAACCACGTTGCAGATCAAGATCATGCTACCCAGACCCAGATATGGAACCCGGCTGCAGCTCAATCTGAGATCATAGCCATGGATTCAAGTGTGTACAGGGCGGCAGCGAAGGGAAATGTCCATGTCCTCAAGCAATTGTCAGAAGATGATCTTCAGATCCAATTAAGCCCAAAGCATAATTCAGTGCTCCATATCGCAGCCCAGTTTGATCAACCAGAATGTGTGAATTGGATCCTTACGTTaccttcatcttcatctttacTGCAACGGCCTAATCTGAAAGGGGATACTCCGCTTCACCTTGCAGCAAGGGAAGGGCATTTGGAGGTCGTGAAAGCTCTTTTAGAGGCTGCAAAAGCACTTCCTATGGATATTGAAAGTGGGGTTGGAGCAGATAAAGCGTTGGTGAGAATGAGAAACAAGGGGAAAGATACAGCCTTGCACGAGGCTGTGCGGTATCGTCATTCTGATGTGGTGAAGCTCTTGATTAAGGTAGACCCTGAGTTTATGTATGGTGAAAACATCTCTGGTGGGACTCCTCTTTACATGGCTGCAGAGAGAGGATTTTCTGATTTGGTGGAAATAATCATAGAAAATACCTCTACTTCACCGGCTTACCATGGCCTCATGGGTAGAACGGCTTTGCATGCTGCTGTCATTCGCAAGGACAAAG TAATGACTAAGAAGATACTGGAATGGAAGCCAGCACTAACCAAAGAAGTGGATGAAATTGGGTGGTCTCCACTTCACTGTGCTGCATACCTAGGTTGTAGTCCAACAATAGTGAGAGAATTGCTACAGAAATCAGATAAGTCAGTACCTTACCTTGGAATCAAAGACGGCAACAAAACAGCCCTTCATATTGCAGCTAACCGTGGGCATATGAAGATAGTAGAGTTGCTGGCATCACATTCTCCAGATTGTTGCGAGCAGGTCGATGATAAGGGTAACAATGTTTTTCACTTTGCCATGTTGAAGAGACGATGGTTGGCTACGGGTAATCTCTTATATAATAGTTGGCTAGGAGTTAGAGGAGTTGTGAATGAGAAAAATGGTGAAGGAGACACTCCTTTCCACCTGATCTCGTCTTACCAAATTGATGACCCAACGTTCATATGTAACCTTGGAGTGGATAAGATGGCTTTCAACAATCAAAACTTCACGGGTATGGACATACTTTCAAGGGCCAATGACATTTGTGGAAGAAGG GATTTTGTCCTACGAAGATTTTACCGATTTAAAGAAGCGTATGTTGGACCTTTGTGGTGGCGGGAGGAAATAAAGGAAGACGATGGTAGTAGTGAAGGCAAAGGCAAAGGCAATGAAGGGGACAAAGGCATTAATATTAAAAACGGATCTTCTGACTTCTCAAAAGTCATTCAGAGAAGAGGTGAAAACCATCTGATAGTGGCAGCACTCATAGCAACCGTAACCTTTGCGGCGGGTTTCACCTTGCCTGGTGGCTACAATGTCAATGAGGGCACGGCAACTCTAGCAAAGAAAACAGCTTTCAAAGCATTTGTGGTGATGGATACCCTAGCCATGGTGCTCTCAGTGTCTgctatattcattttcttttttatgtcaTGGCATGTGAAGAAGGCGTCTCTGAACAAACACATAATCCCTGGCTTCTTCCTCACCATGTTGGCAATGGGGGCAATGGTGATGGCCTTCATGACAGGTTTATACGCTGTGCTACCTGAATCCTCATGGCTTCCATTATTCACTTGCATCATTTGCTGCTCCTTTTTTCTCTCCCTTTATTTTGAACTTAATGTACTTTTGAAAGGGTATAAAGTGATGTTTTACTTCAAGAAGAAATACAAGCTTGGGAAGGCTTCCCATTGA